In one Bacteroidota bacterium genomic region, the following are encoded:
- a CDS encoding universal stress protein, with the protein MQVKERGIVLIPIDFSEQSIFAIKQSYNLAKYTHSKIVLLHVYEKVGEERYEDLTKLTKQTEAESGGIPVEFMNVKGDIYVETDRVAEEISATLIIMGIESHMKFKDIFGGSASKLIRKAPCPVITIRGREHRDGCENILLPLDLSRQSREKVDIAVQFAKYFGASIRVLSVFSPSDAAYENQLLAYSHQVKQFIKSKGISCTNKSIASDHVAETVVDYANKIESDLIMIMNKPELSVKEFFGGTEAQHIVDISNIPVMTVNPMKRESMNHFGTGF; encoded by the coding sequence ATGCAAGTTAAAGAAAGAGGCATTGTCCTAATCCCAATCGATTTTTCTGAACAATCAATTTTTGCCATCAAACAATCTTACAACCTTGCTAAATATACTCACTCTAAAATCGTTCTCTTACACGTATACGAAAAAGTAGGTGAAGAGCGTTATGAAGATCTTACCAAATTAACCAAGCAAACCGAAGCGGAAAGTGGCGGAATTCCTGTAGAATTCATGAATGTTAAAGGTGACATTTATGTAGAGACGGATCGCGTGGCGGAAGAAATTAGTGCTACTTTAATTATCATGGGTATAGAAAGTCACATGAAATTTAAAGATATTTTCGGTGGCAGTGCTTCCAAATTAATCCGTAAAGCTCCTTGTCCTGTAATTACCATCCGCGGTCGCGAACACCGTGATGGTTGTGAAAATATTTTATTACCTCTTGATTTATCCCGCCAATCACGCGAAAAAGTTGATATCGCAGTTCAATTTGCGAAATATTTTGGCGCCTCTATTCGTGTACTTTCAGTGTTTAGTCCATCAGATGCCGCTTATGAAAATCAATTATTAGCGTATTCTCATCAAGTAAAACAATTCATTAAGAGTAAAGGTATTTCTTGTACCAATAAATCAATTGCAAGCGATCACGTTGCTGAAACAGTAGTGGATTATGCAAACAAAATTGAGTCGGATTTAATCATGATCATGAATAAACCTGAATTAAGCGTGAAAGAATTCTTTGGTGGTACAGAAGCTCAACACATCGTTGATATCAGTAATATTCCTGTTATGACGGTAAACCCAATGAAGCGTGAAAGCATGAACCATTTTGGTACAGGCTTCTAA
- a CDS encoding nitronate monooxygenase gives MSNPICSLFNIKYPIVQAGMIWCSGWELASAVSNAGGLGLLGSGSMYPDVLRDQIRKCKAATGKPFGVNVPLLYPNIEEHMKIIIEEGVKIVFTSAGNPKTWTNHLKEHGIKVVHVVSNVKFALKCQEAGVDAIVAEGFEAGGHNGREETTTMVLIPQVRKAIQIPLIAAGGIGYGSQMAAAFALGANAVQIGSRFVATPESSAHQNFKDSVVKAKEGDTILTLKQLTPVRLIKNDFCNKVLEAEKNGASVEELNTLLGRARAKKGMYEGDLTEGELEIGQISGDINEIKPAADIVEEIIKDFNSCIKRIGNLTF, from the coding sequence ATGTCAAATCCAATTTGCTCTCTTTTTAACATAAAATACCCGATTGTTCAAGCCGGAATGATTTGGTGCAGCGGGTGGGAATTGGCCTCTGCCGTTTCTAATGCCGGAGGCTTAGGTTTACTTGGCTCGGGTTCTATGTATCCGGACGTTTTAAGAGACCAAATTCGTAAATGTAAAGCTGCGACCGGTAAACCTTTCGGCGTGAATGTTCCCCTTCTATACCCTAATATTGAGGAACATATGAAAATAATCATTGAAGAGGGAGTAAAAATCGTATTTACCAGCGCAGGGAATCCAAAAACATGGACCAACCATTTAAAAGAACATGGAATTAAAGTTGTTCATGTCGTGAGCAATGTAAAGTTTGCCCTAAAATGTCAGGAAGCCGGTGTTGACGCGATTGTTGCTGAAGGTTTTGAAGCCGGTGGACATAACGGCCGGGAAGAAACTACTACCATGGTTTTAATTCCTCAAGTTCGCAAAGCTATTCAAATTCCGCTGATAGCTGCCGGCGGTATTGGTTACGGTTCACAAATGGCGGCGGCCTTTGCTTTAGGGGCCAATGCGGTGCAAATTGGTAGTCGATTTGTGGCAACACCGGAATCTTCAGCGCACCAAAACTTTAAAGATTCTGTTGTGAAAGCAAAGGAAGGCGATACCATTTTAACACTTAAGCAATTGACACCAGTTCGCTTAATTAAAAATGACTTTTGCAATAAAGTATTAGAAGCTGAGAAGAATGGCGCTTCGGTTGAAGAACTGAATACTCTTTTAGGAAGAGCACGAGCTAAAAAAGGCATGTATGAGGGCGATTTAACCGAAGGTGAATTAGAAATCGGACAAATTAGCGGTGATATCAACGAAATTAAACCCGCCGCCGATATAGTAGAAGAAATAATAAAAGACTTTAATTCCTGCATTAAAAGAATCGGTAACTTAACATTCTGA
- the tsaE gene encoding tRNA (adenosine(37)-N6)-threonylcarbamoyltransferase complex ATPase subunit type 1 TsaE, whose translation MDISDANKLPELARQILNFAGELKVFAFEAEMGAGKTTFIKELCKALGSKDNFSSPTYSIVNEYLTPTKKLYHFDLYRLKSAEELLDIGFEEYVDGKRYCFIEWPELALSFLPKPYLSIIINVKENNRYLSAQIIE comes from the coding sequence ATTGATATTAGTGATGCCAATAAATTGCCGGAACTTGCCAGGCAAATCTTAAATTTTGCGGGTGAATTAAAGGTTTTTGCCTTTGAGGCAGAAATGGGAGCAGGAAAAACTACTTTTATTAAAGAGTTGTGCAAAGCTTTAGGTTCTAAAGATAATTTCAGCAGTCCTACATATTCTATCGTCAATGAATATTTAACGCCCACAAAAAAATTATATCATTTCGATTTGTACCGATTAAAGTCGGCCGAAGAACTTTTAGATATTGGTTTTGAAGAATATGTTGATGGAAAACGTTATTGTTTTATTGAATGGCCAGAGTTAGCCTTGTCGTTTTTGCCAAAACCTTACCTGAGTATAATCATTAATGTAAAAGAAAATAATCGTTACCTTAGCGCCCAAATTATTGAGTAA
- a CDS encoding HD domain-containing protein, translating to MSNIKSKIINDPIYGFVTIHDDLIYSLINHPYFQRLRRIKQLGLTNLVYPGALHTRFHHAIGAMYLMSEALQVLKSKDVKISDEETRAALIAILLHDIGHGPFSHALEHSIVKEIHHEDVSSMIMDNLNKEFKGKLSLAIKIFNNQYNKPFLHELVSSQLDMDRLDYLKRDSFFTGVSEGVISSERIIKMLNVVDDKLVVEAKGIYSIEKFLIARRLMYWQVYLHKTVLSAENLLVNILRRAKELSGKGAPLFATPTFSLFLENDFTKEDFLNKPELLQKFAALDDYDVMASVKAWSDCDDFILKTLCKNMLERNLYKIELQNEAIATAHKNKLIEKAMKTYSISRKEASYFVFSESVNNRAYNSGDHGINILYNTGKLVDIATASDLLNIQALNKSVTKHFICYTKELK from the coding sequence ATGTCGAATATTAAAAGTAAAATAATCAACGACCCCATTTATGGTTTTGTAACCATTCATGATGATTTAATTTACTCCCTTATAAACCACCCTTACTTTCAACGTCTACGACGTATTAAGCAATTAGGATTAACGAATTTGGTTTATCCTGGCGCATTACACACTCGTTTTCATCATGCAATTGGCGCCATGTATCTGATGAGCGAAGCCTTGCAGGTTTTGAAAAGCAAGGATGTGAAAATTTCTGACGAAGAAACACGCGCCGCTTTAATTGCGATTTTATTGCACGATATCGGACACGGACCGTTTTCGCACGCACTGGAGCATAGCATTGTTAAGGAAATTCATCACGAAGATGTTTCGTCGATGATTATGGATAACCTGAATAAAGAATTTAAAGGAAAGTTGTCGTTGGCCATCAAAATCTTTAATAATCAGTATAACAAACCTTTTTTACACGAATTGGTGAGTTCACAATTAGATATGGATCGTCTGGATTATTTGAAACGCGACAGTTTCTTTACAGGCGTGAGTGAAGGCGTTATCAGCAGTGAGCGCATTATTAAAATGTTGAATGTGGTGGATGATAAATTGGTTGTTGAAGCAAAAGGTATTTATAGTATTGAGAAGTTTTTAATTGCACGGCGCTTAATGTATTGGCAGGTGTATTTACATAAAACTGTTTTGAGTGCCGAGAATTTATTGGTAAACATTTTAAGAAGAGCCAAGGAGCTTAGCGGAAAAGGTGCGCCTCTTTTTGCTACACCTACCTTCTCTCTATTTTTAGAAAATGATTTCACAAAAGAAGATTTTTTAAATAAACCTGAGTTGTTACAAAAGTTTGCCGCTTTAGATGATTATGATGTAATGGCTTCGGTGAAAGCTTGGAGCGATTGCGATGATTTTATTTTAAAAACACTTTGCAAAAACATGCTCGAGCGCAATTTGTACAAAATAGAATTACAAAATGAAGCGATTGCTACAGCACATAAAAACAAACTAATTGAAAAGGCCATGAAAACTTATTCGATTAGCCGAAAAGAAGCGTCTTATTTTGTTTTTTCAGAAAGCGTAAACAACCGTGCTTATAATAGCGGCGATCATGGTATTAATATACTTTATAACACGGGCAAACTGGTTGACATTGCTACTGCCAGTGATTTATTAAACATACAAGCTTTAAATAAATCGGTAACGAAACATTTCATTTGCTATACTAAAGAACTCAAATAA
- a CDS encoding bifunctional response regulator/alkaline phosphatase family protein codes for MEKNTILWADDEMELLKPHILFLNNKGYDVITAVSGDEALDIVKENRGIDAVLLDENMPGLSGLETLAKIKQLRADLPVIMITKSEEEHIMDDAIGGKIADYLIKPVNPNQIILSLKKTLDNKRLVSEKTNTEYRKEFGQIGMTLSDNLKWSEWVDVFKKIVYWELEMDKAQDKGMLDVLKMQKADANTQFFKFVEKNYVNWLNGKDANPPTMSHTLLKNKFIPELDKSESIFLIVIDNLRYDQWKIIQPVIQDYYKVENEELYISILPTATQYARNALFSGLMPSEMEKRHPDWWLNDEDEGGKNMHEEDFLQAQLKRLGKDVKLSYNKVTNYAGGKKLAESINNLMQNKLNVIVYNFVDMLSHARTEMEVIRELADDEPAYRSITMSWFEHSPLLDMIKQLAAKKVKIVITTDHGTVHVKEPTKVLGDKNVNTNLRYKQGKALDYNAKEVFEVKNPSDAFLPKLHPSSRFIFAKEDRFFAYPNNFNHYVNYYRNTFQHGGISLEEMIIPYITLSPR; via the coding sequence ATGGAAAAAAATACAATTCTTTGGGCCGATGATGAAATGGAGCTGTTAAAGCCTCACATTTTATTTTTAAATAATAAAGGCTATGATGTAATTACCGCTGTTAGTGGTGATGAAGCCCTTGATATTGTGAAGGAGAACAGAGGAATTGATGCCGTTTTATTAGATGAAAATATGCCAGGTTTAAGCGGACTGGAAACACTTGCGAAAATTAAACAGCTTCGTGCCGATTTGCCTGTTATCATGATTACAAAAAGTGAAGAAGAGCACATTATGGATGATGCTATCGGTGGAAAGATTGCAGATTATTTGATAAAGCCGGTGAATCCAAATCAAATTATTTTATCACTCAAGAAAACCCTAGATAATAAGCGTTTGGTTTCTGAAAAAACAAATACGGAGTATCGAAAGGAGTTTGGTCAAATCGGCATGACTTTAAGTGATAATTTGAAATGGAGCGAGTGGGTGGATGTGTTTAAAAAAATTGTGTATTGGGAATTGGAAATGGATAAAGCACAAGACAAAGGAATGTTGGATGTGTTAAAGATGCAGAAAGCTGATGCAAATACACAGTTCTTTAAATTCGTAGAAAAAAATTATGTGAATTGGTTAAATGGGAAAGATGCAAATCCACCAACCATGAGCCATACTTTACTTAAAAATAAATTTATCCCTGAATTAGACAAAAGTGAAAGCATCTTCCTAATTGTCATCGACAATCTTCGTTATGATCAATGGAAAATCATTCAGCCCGTGATTCAGGATTATTATAAAGTGGAGAATGAAGAATTATATATTAGTATTCTTCCTACTGCAACGCAATATGCAAGAAATGCATTATTCAGCGGACTTATGCCGAGTGAAATGGAAAAACGTCACCCTGATTGGTGGTTAAATGATGAGGATGAAGGTGGAAAAAATATGCACGAGGAAGATTTTTTGCAAGCACAGTTAAAACGTTTGGGTAAAGATGTTAAACTGTCTTACAACAAAGTAACGAATTATGCCGGTGGAAAGAAATTAGCCGAGAGTATAAATAACTTAATGCAAAACAAACTCAATGTAATCGTGTATAATTTTGTAGATATGTTAAGTCATGCTCGTACCGAAATGGAAGTGATTCGTGAATTGGCAGATGATGAACCGGCCTATAGAAGTATTACCATGTCGTGGTTTGAGCACTCGCCTTTATTGGATATGATTAAGCAGTTGGCCGCAAAAAAAGTGAAGATTGTTATTACTACTGATCATGGTACCGTACATGTAAAAGAACCAACCAAAGTATTAGGTGATAAAAACGTGAATACTAACTTACGTTACAAGCAGGGTAAGGCATTAGATTATAATGCCAAGGAGGTATTTGAGGTAAAAAATCCGAGCGATGCGTTCTTACCTAAATTACATCCGAGTTCACGATTTATATTTGCGAAAGAAGATCGCTTTTTTGCGTATCCAAACAATTTCAATCATTATGTAAATTATTATCGTAATACGTTCCAACACGGCGGTATTAGTTTAGAAGAAATGATTATTCCGTATATTACTTTATCACCACGTTAG
- a CDS encoding outer membrane beta-barrel protein: MKKLFYSLLLVFFFTASYSQWLWDFGFAVGASNYLGDIGGKEKTRRDFVADMKLAKTRWNVGGFARYKWRPRVSVKLALDYLRLEGDDKLSTNPGRRARNLNFRNDMFDLAFTAEWFFYENNDLGNTYRYRNGFRAYIFGGVGGYYSNPKGNLNGEWIKLRPLQTEGIAYKPIGVNIPIGVGFYFTLEKKHRIGWELNWRTTFTDYLDDISGNYPDQAPGNSLSETMSYRTEELGPNYPDNAHFSHGWGQKRGDKTHNDSYMTMNLSYSYVMRGKSSFYRSRYGHFFSKKKRGATRKIRAKF, from the coding sequence ATGAAAAAACTATTCTACTCGCTTTTACTTGTTTTCTTTTTTACCGCATCCTATTCTCAATGGTTGTGGGATTTTGGATTTGCAGTTGGAGCATCTAACTATTTGGGAGATATTGGAGGGAAGGAGAAAACCCGTCGTGATTTCGTGGCTGATATGAAATTAGCCAAAACACGTTGGAATGTGGGAGGTTTTGCACGTTATAAGTGGCGCCCAAGAGTTTCTGTAAAATTGGCTTTGGATTATTTGCGCTTAGAGGGGGATGATAAATTATCAACCAATCCGGGTCGCCGTGCGCGTAATTTGAACTTTCGTAATGATATGTTTGATTTGGCCTTTACAGCTGAATGGTTTTTTTATGAAAACAATGATTTAGGAAATACATATCGCTATCGTAATGGTTTCCGTGCCTATATTTTTGGTGGCGTTGGCGGATATTACAGTAACCCGAAAGGGAATTTAAATGGTGAATGGATTAAATTACGCCCTTTACAAACAGAAGGAATAGCTTATAAACCTATTGGCGTGAACATTCCTATTGGTGTTGGTTTTTATTTTACTTTAGAAAAGAAACATCGTATTGGTTGGGAGTTGAATTGGAGAACCACGTTCACTGATTACCTTGATGATATTAGTGGCAATTATCCTGATCAAGCTCCGGGAAATTCTTTGTCTGAAACAATGTCTTACAGAACAGAAGAATTAGGACCTAATTATCCTGATAATGCGCATTTTTCTCATGGTTGGGGCCAAAAACGTGGTGATAAAACCCATAATGATTCTTACATGACAATGAATTTATCATATAGTTATGTAATGCGTGGTAAGAGTTCGTTTTACCGTTCTCGCTACGGCCATTTCTTCAGTAAGAAGAAGAGAGGGGCAACCCGTAAGATTCGTGCTAAATTCTAA